The Euphorbia lathyris chromosome 2, ddEupLath1.1, whole genome shotgun sequence genome includes a window with the following:
- the LOC136217388 gene encoding uncharacterized protein has translation MKEGMSPAWGVKYKARVVARGFNQRDGMDYNEIFSPVVRHTSIRVLLAIVTHQDLELEQLDVKIGFLHGDLEEEIYMTQPDGIQIPGKENYVCKLKKSLKKRDIQKLKGLLNAEFKMKDLGAARKILGIEIYRDRSKRKLFLSQKGYIQKILSGFGMSTAKPIDTPSAASARLSIAFAPNSAEENEYMSRVSYASAVGSLMYAMVCTRPNLAQSVSVVSRGDTGCLVTGFSDSDYVGDVDSRRSMTGISFRWDDLDFGPDYAYVTRIQGQQCVLTGPCVRAWYLGNQSFTGVSATHWTPGEILVSMFTVRIMSLQEIRSELTRRFVARDVWDHAGRRAHYLSTLLTLLDPPEVAMDMDPADDVFSAAAVAGVFRLEEVPEGSLRSAWTSDFFDGTRARTSVSEASYYAGESSGAARPEQLRLGTPFPIPERDFSTVHYGEAGVAYSSVETAPSVFTSRMPFDPPDALHTSRETCTDYMGLSGYFREQLNLRCAGHLSALHANEQRFSESQRDVDARVGHVYRERNAH, from the exons atgAAGGAAGGGATGTCACCTGCATGGGGAGTCAAGTATAAggctagagttgttgctagaggCTTCAATCAAAGAGATGGAatggattataatgagatattctcaccaGTAGTCAGACACACCTCTATTAGAGTGTTGCTAGCTATCGTTACACATCAGGATTTAgagcttgagcaacttgatgtaaagaTAGGCTTTCTGcatggagatttggaggaagagatatacatgacccaaccagatggtatccagattcctggaaaggagaattatgtttgcaagttgaagaagtcctt GAAGAAGCGCGACATTCagaagttgaagggtcttcTCAATGCAGAGTTcaagatgaaggatttgggtgcaGCTCGGAAAATTCTGGGAATAGAGATTTACAGGGACAGAAGCAAAAGGAAGCTTTTTCTGTCACAGAAGGGCTATATTCAGAAGATTTTGTCAGGATTTGGCATGTCTACCGCAAAGCCCATAGATACTCCTAGTGCTGCAAGTGCACGTCTGTCTATTGCTTTTGCACCTAATTCTGCTGAAGAGAATGAGTACATGTCTCGAGTTTCCTATGCTAGtgcagtaggaagcttgatgtatgcaatggtctgCACTAGACCTAATCTTGCACAATCTGTTAGTGTTGTTAGCAG AGGTGATACAGGGTGTTTGGTAACAGGTTTTTCAGACTCTGATTATGTTGGAGATGTTGACAGTAGAAGATCTATGACTGGT atttcattcagatgggacgacctcgactttggTCCCGATTATGCTTATGTCACCCGTATTCAggggcagcagtgtgtgctcactgGCCCGTGCGTGCGAGCATGGTATTTGGGCAACCAGAGCTTTACCGGGGTTAGCGCCACACATTGGACACCTGGTGAGATTCTTGTGTCCATGTTTACGGTGAGGATCATGTCCCTGCAGGAGATACGCAGCGAGCTGACTCGTCGATTTGTGGCTCGGGACGTGTGGGACCACGCGGGGCGTCGTGCCCATTATTTATCGACATTGTTGACTCTGTTGGATCCCCCCGAGGTTGCGATGGACATGGACCCTGCGGATGACGTGTTCTCGGCGGCGGCCGTTGCTGGAGTCTTTAGATTAGAGGAGGTTCCG gagggttccttgaggagTGCTTGGACATCGGACTTTTTCGATGGCACCCGAGCCCGGACATCCGTGAGTGAGGCTTCTTATTATGCGGGTGAGTCCTCTGGTGCTGCCCGACCAGAGCAGCTCCGCCTTGGCACACCCTTCCCGATCCCAGAGAGAGATTTCTCGACGGTTCATTATGGCGAGGCGGGCGTAGCTTACTCCAGCGTTGAGACAGCCCCTTCCGTTTTTACCTCGAGGATGCCGTTCGATCCTCCTGATGCCTTGcatacttcgagggagacgtgtaCCGATTACATGGGATTGTCTGGTTATTTCAGAGAGCAGCTCAACCTGCGCTGTGCCGGCCACCTG AGCGCTCTTCATGCGAACGAGCAGCGGTTCAGTGAGTCACAGAGGGATGTCGATGCTAGGGTCGGGCATGTCTATCGAGAGAGAAATGCTCACTAG